The Homo sapiens chromosome 21, GRCh38.p14 Primary Assembly DNA window CTCTGgcttttcccatctgtaaaatgggtgaatGCATCCGTACCTCAGCTACCTCCGTGAGGTGCTTCTCCAGTTCGGGCTTAATTCCTCATCGTCAAGAGTTTTCAGGTTTCAGAGCCAGCCTGCAATCGGTAAAACATGTCCCAACGCGGTCGCGAGTGGTTCCATCTCGCTGTCTGGCCCACAGCGTGGAGAAGCCTTGCCCAGGCCTGAAACTTCTCTTTGCAGTTCCAGAAAGCAGGCGACTGGGACGGAAGGCTCTTTGCTAACCTTTTACAGCGGAGCCCTGCTTGGACTACAGATGCCAGCGTTGCCCCTGCCCCAAGGCGTGTGGTGATCACAAAGACGACACTGAAAATACTTACTATCATCCGGCTCCCCTGCTAATAAATGGAGGGGTGTTTAACTACAGGCACGACCCTGCCCTTGTGCTAGCGCGGTTACCGTGCGGAAATAACTCGTCCCTGTACCCACACCATCCTCAACCTAAAGGAGAGTTGTGAATTCTTTCAAAACACTCTTCTGGAGTCCGTCCCCTCCCTCCTTGCCCGCCCTCTACCCCTCAAGTCCCTGCCCCCAGCTGGGGGCGCTACCGGCTGCCGTCGGAGCTGCAGCCACGGCCATCTCCTAGACGCGCGAGTAGAGCACCAAGATAGTGGGGACTTTGTGCCTGGGCATCGTTTACATTTGGGGCGCCAAATGCCCACGTGTTGATGAAACCAGTGAGATGGGAACAGGCGGCGGGAAACCAGACAGAGGAAGAGCTAGGGAGGAGACCCCAGCCCCGGATCCTGGGTCGCCAGGGTTTTCCGCGCGCATCCCAAAAGGTGCGGCTGCGTGGGGCATCAGGTTAGTTTGTTAGACTCTGCAGAGTCTCCAAACCATCCCATCCCCCAACCTGACTCTGTGGTGGCCgtattttttacagaaatttgACCACGTTCCCTTTCTCCCTTGGTCCCAAGCGCGCTCagccctccctccatcccccttGAGCcgcccttctcctccccctcgCCTCCTCGGGTCCCTCCTCCAGTCCCTCCCCAAGAATCTCCCGGCCACGGGCGCCCATTGGTTGTGCGCAGGGAGGAGGCGTGTGCCCGGCCTGGCGAGTTTCATTGAGCGGAATTAGCCCGGATGACATCAGCTTCCCAGCCCCCCGGCGGGCCCAGCTCATTGGCGAGGCAGCCCCTCCAGGACACGCACATTgttccccgcccccgcccccgccaccgCTGCCGCCGTCGCCGCTGCCACCGGGCTATAAAAACCGGCCGAGCCCCTAAAGGTGCGGATGCTTATTATAGATCGACGCGACACCAGCGCCCGGTGCCAGGTTCTCCCCTGAGGCTTTTCGGAGCGAGCTCCTCAAATCGCATCCAGAGTAAGTGTCCCCGCCCCACAGCAGCCGCAGCCTAGATCCCAGGGACAGACTCTCCTCAACTCGGCTGTGACCCAGAATGCTCCGATACAGGGGGTCTGGATCCCTACTCTGCGGGCCATTTCTCCAGAGCGACTTTGCTCTTCTGTCCTCCCCACACTCACCGCTGCATCTCCCTCACCAAAAGCGAGAAGTCGGAGCGACAACAGCTCTTTCTGCCCAAGCCCCAGTCAGCTGGTGAGCTCCCCGTGGTCTCCAGATGCAGCACATGGACTCTGGGCCCCGCGCCGGCTCTGGGTgcatgtgcgtgtgcgtgtgtttgCTGCGTGGTGTCGATGGAGATAAGGTGGATCCGTTTGAGGAACCAAATCATTAGTTCTCTATCTAGATCTCCATTCTCCCCAAAGAAAGGCCCTCACTTCCCACTCGTTTATTCCAGCCCGGGGGCTCAGTTTTCCCACACCTAACTGAAAGCCCGAAGCCTCTAGAATGCCACCCGCACCCCGAGGGTCACCAACGCTCCCTGAAATAACCTGTTGCATGAGAGCAGAGGGGAGATAGAGAGAGCTTAATTATAGGTACCCGCGTGCAGCTAAAAGGAGGGCCAGAGATAGTAGCGAGGGGGACGAGGAGCCACGGGCCACCTGTGCCGGGACCCCGCGCTGTGGTACTGCGGTGCAGGCGGGAGCAGCTTTTCTGTCTCTCACtgactcactctctctctctctccctctctctctctctcattctctctcttttctcctcctctcctggaAGTTTTCGGGTCCGAGGGAAGGAGGACCCTGCGAAAGCTGCGACGACTATCTTCCCCTGGGGCCATGGACTCGGACGCCAGCCTGGTGTCCAGCCGCCCGTCGTCGCCAGAGCCCGATGACCTTTTTCTGCCGGCCCGGAGTAAGGGCAGCAGCGGCAGCGCCTTCACTGGGGGCACCGTGTCCTCGTCCACCCCGAGTGACTGCCCGCCGGAGCTGAGCGCCGAGCTGCGCGGCGCTATGGGCTCTGCGGGCGCGCATCCTGGGGACAAGCTAGGAGGCAGTGGCTTCAAGTCATCCTCGTCCAGCACCTCGTCGTCTACGTCGTCGGCGGCTGCGTCGTCCACCAAGAAGGACAAGAAGCAAATGACAGAGCCGGAGCTGCAGCAGCTGCGTCTCAAGATCAACAGCCGCGAGCGCAAGCGCATGCACGACCTCAACATCGCCATGGATGGCCTCCGCGAGGTCATGCCGTACGCACACGGCCCTTCGGTGCGCAAGCTTTCCAAGATCGCCACGCTGCTGCTGGCGCGCAACTACATCCTCATGCTCACCAACTCGCTGGAGGAGATGAAGCGACTGGTGAGCGAGATCTACGGGGGCCACCACGCTGGCTTCCACCCGTCGGCCTGCGGCGGCCTGGCGCACTCCGCGCCCCTGCCCGCCGCCACCGCGCACCCGGCAGCAGCAGCGCACGCCGCACATCACCCCGCGGTGCACCACCCCATCCTGCCGCCCGCCGCCGCAGCGGCTGCTGCCGCCGCTGCAGCCGCGGCTGTGTCCAGCGCCTCTCTGCCCGGATCCGGGCTGCCGTCGGTCGGCTCCATCCGTCCACCGCACGGCCTACTCAAGTCTCCGTCTGCTGCCGCGGCCGCCCCgctggggggcgggggcggcggcaGTGGGGCGAGCGGGGGCTTCCAGCACTGGGGCGGCatgccctgcccctgcagcatgTGCCAGGTGCCGCCGCCGCACCACCACGTGTCGGCTATGGGCGCCGGCAGCCTGCCGCGCCTCACCTCCGACGCCAAGTGAGCCGACTGGCGCCGGCGCGTTCTGGCGACAGGGGAGCCAGGGGCCGCGGGGAAGCGAGGACTGGCCTGCGCTGGGCTCGGGAGCTCTGTCGCGAGGAGGGGCGCAGGACCATGGACtgggggtggggcatggtggggaTTCCAGCATCTGCGAACCCAAGCAATGGGGGCGCCCACAGAGCAGTGGGGAGTGAGGGGATGTTCTCTCCGGGACCTGATCGAGCGCTGTCTGGCTTTAACCTGAGCTGGTCCAGTAGACATCGTTTTATGAAAAGGTACCGCTGTGTGCATTCCTCACTAGAACTCATCCGACCCCCGACCCCCACCTCCGGGAAAAGATTCTAAAAACTTCTTTCCCTGAGAGCGTGGCCTGACTTGCAGACTCGGCTTGGGCAGCACTTCGGGGGGGGAGGGGGTGTTATGGGAGGGGGACACATTGGGGccttgctcctcttcctcctttcttggcGGGTGGGAGACTCCGGGTAGCCGCACTGCAGAAGCAACAGCCCGACCGCGCCCTCCAGGGTCGTCCCTGGCCCAAGGCCAGGGGCCACAAGTTAGTTGGAAGCCGGCGTTCGGTATCAGAAGCGCTGATGGTCATATCCAATCTCAATATCTGGGTCAATCCACACCCTCTTAGAACTGTGGCCGTTCCTCCCTGTCTCTCGTTGATTTGGGAGAATATGGTTTTCTAATAAATCTGTGGATGTTCCTTCTTCAACAGTATGAGCAAGTTTATAGACATTCAGAGTAGAACCACTTGTGGATTGGAATAACCCAAAACTGCCGATTTCAGGGGCGGGTgcattgtagttattattttaaaatagaaactacCCCACCGACTCATCTTTCCTTCTCTAAGCACAAAGTGATTTGGTTATTTTGGTACCTGAGAACGTAACAGAATTAAAAGGCAGTTGCTGTGGAAACAGTTTGGGTTATTTGGGGGTtctgttggctttttaaaattttcttttttggatgtGTAAATTTATCAATGATGAGGTAAGTGCGCAATGCTAAGCTGTTTGCTCACGTGACTGCCAGCCCCATCGGAGTCTAAGCCGGCTTTCctctattttggtttatttttgccaCGTTTAACACAAATGGTAAACTCCTCCACGTGCTTCCTGCGTTCCGTGCAAGCCGCCTCGGCGCTGCCTGCGTTGCAAACTGGGCTTTGTAGCGTCTGCCGTGTAACACCCTTCCTCTGATCGCACCGCCCCTCGCAGAGAGTGtatcatctgttttatttttgtaaaaacaaagtgctaaataatatttattacttgTTTGGTTGCAAAAACGGAATAAATGACTGAGTGttgagattttaaataaaatttaaagtaaagtCGGGGGATTTCCATCCGTGTGCCACCCCGAAAAGGGGTTCAGGACGCGATACCTTGGGACCGGATTTGGGGATCGTTCCCCCAGTTTGGCACTAGAGACACACATGCATTATCTTTCAAACATGTTCCGGGCAAATCCTCCGGGTCTTTTTCACAACTTGCttgtccttatttttattttctgacgCCTAACCCGGAACTGCCTTTCTCTTCAGTTGAGTATTGAGCTCCTTTATAAGCAGACATTTCCTTCCCGGAGCATCGGACTTTGGGACTTGCAGGGTGAGGGCTGCGCCTTTGGCTGGGGGTCTGGGCTCTCAGGAGTCCTCTACTGCtcgatttttagatttttatttcctttctgctcAGAGGCGGTCTCCCGTCACCACCTTCCCCCTGCGGGTTTCCTTGGCTTCAGCTGCGGACCTGGATTCTGCGGAGCCGTAGCGTTCCCAGCAAAGCGCTTGGGGAGTGCTTGGTGCAGAATCTACTAACCCTTCCATTCCTTTTCAGCCATCTCCACTACCCTCCCCCAGCGGCCACCCCCGCCTTGAGCTGCAAAGGATCAGGTGCTCCGCACCTCTGGAGGAGCACTGGCAGCGCTTTGGCCTCTGTGCTCTTTCCTGGGGTCACCTCTGTCTCCTCTTGGCCATTGGGTTCTCACAATCCAAACCCGCGATGCAAATTTAGGATGTGGCTGTGAAGAGAGATTCTGGgtggaaataaaaatactttggcCTTCCTGGTCAAGGACCAGGGCAGATCCTGTTGTAGTCTCCGTGCCCCAGGGCTGGCCTGAGAATGAGCCCCTGAAAAGACAGCGGGTACGGGCACCGTAAGAACATCCCCTGGTCCAGGGTCCTCTCTCTGACAATATTTTTGGTGGCCACTGGCCACCCTGGAACTGGGGGTGCAGAAGATTTCCCCAGTCAGAACCCCATTTCTTGAGTCGCATAGCTGAGCCTGGCTCACACAGGCAGGCACCCTTTGCTTAGACTTAAAGACTGCTCCGTCCCCTAGCAAGGGACAGGCACTTCCTGCTCCTCCAGCAGGGAATGTCGGACTGCTGGCCAGAACAGCAGTGGCCCAGGGATTGGGTGCTGGAGGCCTAGTTTTTCACCGATGGGCCTGGCTTTTTGCAAAGGCTGGGAGGGATTTGGAGAGGCTGAGCAGCTGGGGGCTGAAGACGGGTGGAAAgcctcctgcccccaccaccccaaCAGCGCCATGTGAATCCAAGAAGAAGGAAGGGCAGGGTGTAGTCGTTTTTATTCTGAAATCCCATTTGAAATGAAACTTGAAAAGAATTCAAAACTGGGTCCAGCTGCAGCCACAGACACACTCAGAGGGACTCCAGGAGGCTGGAACGTAGACCAGTGGGCGCTGAGAACCTGGCCGGTGGGGGTAGGGGTCTTGATTGCAGTTTTGGCTCTTCCACACCCACTGCCAGGCAGGTGTACTGGTGCAGGCTCTGAGTGTGCTTGGTGTCTGCATAGAAGGACGGTTGTTGAAAGGCAATAAATCAAGTCTTTCCCTCCACCCCTGCACCCAAGCTTTCAGTAGCAACCAGCCACCAGCCAGGCCAGGCAAGACCAGGGCCTCTGAAGAAGGAGGGGCTGTGTCCAGCCAGGCTTTGGGCCCTCCTCCATGCCAGCCGCCTAAACTGTGCACCCAGCTGGAGGCCTTGACCACGGTGGGTGAGACTGGAGCAGCTCTGGACGTGGAGGAGGAAGACACTGGCACACAGTGCACATCCCCTAGAACAGGTGGCTACTCGCCGAGGGTGGCCCTGGACTGGTGGGGGCCAAGGTAGAGGACTCAGCCAGTGGCTGGGCTTTGATGTAGGGCAGGAGAAGACTGTGTGCAACCACTTTGACTTTGGTGGGCTCTTCATTGGCAGTGGGCTCCTCACCAAGTAGGGAAGGGAAAGAGGTAACTGTTTCCGGGATCTGCTGCAGTCTTCCCTGCCACACTGCAGTCCCCTCTGGGGAGCATTCGTTGGGAGATTCTCAACAGGCTGGACTGCAGCtcagcctcctccccagccccactgcGTGGCTCTGCAGCACCCCAGCTGTCAGCCTCCGAGTTTAGAAACTCACCATGCCCCAGGTCTTTGAGACTCCCCAACCCTCCTTAAGAACCTGGGAGCTGgccggggcgcagtggctcaagcctgtaatcccagcactgtgggaggccgaggtgggcagaccacctgaggttgggagttagagaccagcctgatcaaaatgcagaaactccgtctctattaaacatacaaaattagccagatgtggtggcacatgcctgtgatcccagctacttggcaggctgaggcaggagaagtgcttgtacccaggaggcggaggttgcaataagctgagatagtgccattgtactttgcactccagcctgagcaacaagagtgagactctgactaaaaaaaaagagaaaaaataaaaaaagaacttgggAGCTCAGCTGACCAGAGGTTGAGGGGCCAGTGGGCAGAACCCGAGCCTCCTCCTCTGGCCTCAGCACCCCAGGGCATTGTCCCTGGGCTCCTCACTCTCTCATATGGGCAGGAGCCACAGAGAAATGACACTCCCCTGGACTCAGTGTTGAAGGACTAACCCCTAATGCCCATGGAGTTGGAATTCTGCACCTTGGGGACAGGCAGTGAGCAGACGAGTGAAGTGAACCCACAGAGGTGTCACACTCccagtgaggccaggagttttaatGTGACCGCAGGAAGACATGGGTACTAAAGACACCCGTGGTGATTTGGGGTTCTGACAGCCATCCACCAGGGACCTGCCCTTCTCATTCCCAGACTGGGATCAGTGAGGAGCCCCTGGGCCAGGGCATTGAATTTTAAAGCCCCCTAGATGCTCTTATGGATAAAACTACCCCAGTGGTGGAAAATGTCTGTCTCCTATTGGGGCCGAATCTACCTAGCAATCTGTCTGGACTTCTATTGAGTATTCACCTTGATGCTTCCTAAAAGTTCATCAGGAGGTGGCAAAGGAGTCCCCCTTCACCTGCCATGTCATTTTAAGTCACTCTTGCATTACAGATTTTGTGCCTAGTATCCCCCTTCCCCACACAAGTGCCCCCATAGTACCAGCAGGGGTTATAGGGTCTTTGACAAGGGCCCCACACCAAGAGTGACCATTTATTTAGTCTCCGCAAAACTGTAAGGGAAGCCAGGATAAAGCCAGGTTATTCACAGCAGTGGTTGCTGTATTCAGTCCCATCCTGACTAGGGAGAGGGACGTGGGACAGCATGGGTGAGCATGGCCACTCCCTGGTTTGGAGGCAGCCAGCAGCTCATGGGCTATATCCCAGGGCTAAGCCCCAACTCCCTGTAAGTGAGGAGGCCATTCTAGGCAGGGCAGAGATGGGGATCACCCACAGCTACATCCTTACTCCGTATCTCTCCTCTAGGGCCCCAGTGATTGCTACTGGCTGTTTGTCTGTGGAAGAGGTTGGAGGTGGAGGACTGCAGCGAGGAACTGAAGAGGCAAAGCTGGGAGGAGGGAGTCAGGGCCGGGCTGAATCTCCAGGGAACTCAGGATATTAATAGGTGGAGGCTAGGAGAGGAGGCGGATAGCGTTGACTGAGGTTTAGCCGGGGTAAGGCGGGGCACAGAGAGCTTTAAGAGCCTCAGTTCATTCCATTCTCACTACAACCATTTGAGGAGGGTGCTATTATTGTCCCGTCTTACaagtaaggaaactgagtcacagaaaggctaagtgacttgctcaggggACACAGCCAGTAAATGAAGGTGGCAAGGTTGTTGTAATCCAGGGCCCACCCCAAGAGGCCACCTGGCCCGCACTCCAGCAGTCCCCAGACTCTGGCTCAGCTGCCGCCCCGGGAATCCTCTGCTGCCaccccctgtcccccaccccgGCCCCCTTAGGTGGCGCTCCTAGTGCTTCCCCCCATGCCTGGACCCCATCTGTCCCCGACTCCCCCATCTGGGCGGCGGGCGGGGCTCACAGGCTTTAGCAATTAGCGGGCGCGGGTGGGCGCGCGGCGCGGGCGGAGGAAGGGCCGGAGCAGGTGAGCCGCGGCGGAGCCTCATTAGGGCGGCCCGCACGCCCCGCGAGGGACCGTCGTTAGTGCCAAGACAGCTGCCGCTCCTGCCGGCCTAGGGCCGCAGCCGGAATCCCGGGCCACATCCCCTGCCCCGTTGTGCCTTCCACACCTCGGGCAGTCACTAGGAAAAGGGTCGCCAACTGAAAGGCCTGCAGGAACCAGGATGATACCTGCGCCAGTCCCGCGGCTGCTGCGAGTGCGCGCTCTCCTGCCAGGGGGACCTCAGACCCTCCTTTACAGCACACCGAGGGCCCTGCAGACACGCGAGCGGGCCTTCAGTTTGCAAACCCTGAAAGCGGGCGCGGTCCACCAGGACGATCTGGCAGGGCTCTGGGTGAGGAGGCCGCGTCTTTATTTGGGGTCCTCGGGCAGCCACGTTGCAGCTCTGGGGGAAGACTGCTTAAGGAACCCGCTCTGAACTGCGCGCTGGTGTCCTCTCCGGCCCTCGCTTCCCCGACCCCGCACAGGCTAACGGGAGACGCGCAGGCCCACCCCACCGGCTGGAGACCCCGGCACGGCCCGCATCCGCCAGGATTGAAGCAGCTGGCTTGGACGCGCGCAGTTTTCCTTTGGCGACATTGCAGCGTCGGTGCGGCCACAATCCGTCCACTGGTTGTGGGAACGGTTGGAGGTCCCCCAAGAAGGAGACACGCAGAGCTCTCCAGAACCGCCTACATGCGCATGGGGCCCAAACAGCCTCCCAAGGAGCACCCAGGTCCATGCACCCGAGCCCAAAATCACAGACCCGCTACGGGCTTTTGCACATCAGCTCCAAACACCTGAGTCCACGTGCACAGGCTCTCGCACAGGGGACTCACGCACCTGAGTTCGCGCTCACAGATCCACGCACACCGGTGCTTGCACACGCAAGGGCCTAGAACTGCAAAGCAGCGGCCTCTCTGGACCGCCTCCCTCCGGCCCTCCTGAGCCCTACTGAGCCCTGCTGAGTCCTGGAGGCCCTGTGACCCGGTGTCCTTGGACCGCAAGCATCCTGGTTTACCATCCCTACCCTGGCTGACCTGAGAGCTGGGGATCTTTTAAGCTTTGTATGCCTGGCCTCACcttttcctctgcctccctcccagacCAGCCCGGCTCTCAGACACCTCTGCTTTCTAGGCAAAAGTTCTGGAGCCCAGAGCAAGGGCCACAGGTGCAGTGCAGTCCAAACAGGACCACGAGCAATTCTCTCTCCTTCATCCTCAGATTTGGCAGTAGAAGCTTGTTTTTCAGAACAGGGCTGGAGTGGCCTCTTTGAAACTCTGAACATGTTTCAACTGTAGAATAGAGCCATAATGGGTGATCTTGGAAGCTCCGTGGGCCAATCAGGCTCTGCCCCAATACCCGAGCCCTCTGGGTGTCCTGGTCCACCTCAGAGCAGAGGTCCTGGGAGCCCCTGCTGGCAGGGAGGCTGTGATGGGTGAGAACAGCCCTCCTCCGTGTGTCCTCCGTGCACTAAGAGAATTCACTGGCCTCTGCTGAAGCGGAGTTTAGACAGTTCTAGAAAGGAGTTGTCCTTGGTTGTGGGGCTTCCCTAGGGTGGAAACTGTGGTTTGGACATCCTTGTACCTTCAGGGTACCTGCTAGATATAAGGACtcacaaaaaaatgaatgaacgaatgaacgAGTGGCACAGTGCAAGTCAGGAGGTTTGGAGAGTGTGGGGAACAAGGTGGAAGTGTAAAAGTCCTGAATCCTTCATTGATGGGGGATACTGAGGCCTAAAGGATGGTGAGCACTTTGATTCTATCCAAGGCAGCTGGATTCAGACCAAAGCCCTATACTACAGTGATCCAGGTTACGAGACCTTCCTGATCCTCTCTTCTTATGTAAATAGAGTAATTAATAGTAGCACCTGACAACTgtgctgctgtgaggattaaatgaaacatCCCAGGAGTCGCCCTCTGCATGGTGCCAGCAGTGAATGGATGCCCTGGGCCCAAGGACCTGCCCAGAGTGCAGCTGCTGCTGGGTGTGGACTCCCACAGCTGAGGCTCCCCCAACCCAAGCAGCCAGGAATCTGTAGGTCATAGTGGGGCAGTCACCATGGAGACCATGAAGAGGCAGTTGGGTGTGGGGTGGTATGCTGCCTTGGCCAAGCTCTGccagctgagtgaccttggacaagagACATGAGCTTTCTTAGCCTtggcttccttatctgtaaagtagggGTGATGCTAGTACCATCTTCACAGGCCATCTGGCCTGAGAGGGAGAACCTGGCACACCACGCATATCCAATTAAGCAGAAGAAGGTGCCTGACTGCATGAGTGTCATCCCATTGAATCTTCTGGGAGGTCCTACAAGGTATGGTCTCTGTTACTCTGGGTGACATGATCTGTCCTGCAGCATCACAAGGGGTCTGTATGCCTCGGGGCGCCAAGGAACAACTCAGCACTGTCCCTGAGCTCTGTACAGGTTCCACTTCCCAAACCCCCCCAACGCAAGGCAAGGCCTCTGTTCTCACCTTTGCATGCCCTGGGGTGCCTGGTACTGAGCATGATGCACGGTTAGTTCTCTGGGAATATCCTTTGCATTGCATTGTGGACGAGGAGGGCCCATGCTCTACATGGAAAACAGacctgggtcttttttttttttttttttttttttttttagatggagtctcactctgtcacccaggctggagtgtgcagtggcacgatctcagttcactgcaaccctgccctgggttcaagccatcttcatgcctcagcttcccaagtaactgggattacaggtgcacgccaccacgcccagctaatttttgtagttttagtagagacagggtttcaccatgttggccgggttggttttgaactcctgacctcaggtgacccattcaccttggcctcccaaagtgctgggattacgggcgtgaggcaccgcgcctggcccagacctGAATCCTTTTAAAGGAGGGAGCCAGGATCAGAAAGGAACTGATTGAAGGAAAAGTTGCCTGTGAAGCCCAAGCCCCAGCCTCACGGTCccatccccccatccccccaTTGAGGAGAGTCCCCCCTCTCAGGGCCAGGCCTGCTGTTCCCTCCATCTGTGCCCCTCAGATGCCCAGTGTAAGGGGTGAGCTGGAGAGCTAAGGATCTGCTTGTTCTGGAATTGCAGCTGGGAGCCTCGGGAAGAAGAGTGGTGGGGCCTCCTGGGAGCTGGGCATGGGGCTCCCCATCAGTTCCAGCTCTGACCTCTCTGGGCTGTTCAGGCAAAGGCAGCAGTTGCTAATGAAGACACTGGAGGACAGCGTGGCTTAGTCAGCACAGGAAGGAAATGACTTAGTGCAGCCGGGTGCTGGCAGGCGACCACAGCAGGGGCAGGCAGCCCATAAGACCAGCACAGCCAGGAGGCCACACTCCCCCGCCCCACCCTGGGCTTGCCTTCTTTGCCCCTCTCCCTTCACCACCCTCCACAGCCAATTTGCTTGTCATCACCCACCTTTTTGTGTTTAACCCGTCAGCTCTTCCTACCtcattcactatttttttttgtttgttttaattaaggTCGAATGCATGTCACACAAAGTTAACCATTTTAAGGTGAACAGTTTCAGGGGCATTGACAATGTCGTGCAGCCACCACCTCTGTCtcattccaaaacattttcatcgcTGCAAAGTAAAACCTGGACCCACTGAGCAGTTCCTCCTCACTCCCCCATCCCTACCCctaccaatctactttctgtgtctatggatTCACTGAttctagatacttcatataaaCGGAGTCAtaaaatatgtggccttttgtgactggcttctttcacttagcataatgtttttgaggttcagcCACGTTGTTGCATGTATCCTTACTTCATTCCTTCTTCCAGTGGAATCATATTCTGTTGTGGGTGTCTGCCACatttggtttatccattcatctgttggtgatTTCGTTCACTTCTAAGTAACTCCTCAGGTCCTGGTATACAACCTGCCACAGTGAAAAGAGGCCTGTTCCAGGAGTTTAAAAATCTACGTCTCTGACCAGGTTGAGCATCCTCCAGCGAGTTGCTTGACCTTTCTGGGCCTCTATCTACTCATCTACAAAGTGAAAAGCTTGGCAAAGGACATTTCAAGTTACGATTCTCTGTGACTTTTTACAACCCTGAAGTCCACCCTGCCACTTGTAGAATGTATTTCATGTCCTCCCTGCCACAGGTGTGTGTCAAGAACCCCATAACAAATGTCCCAGAACTTGCACAGTGCCCCCAGCAGATCAGGATGCCTGAACAAATCTCTGCCTTTGGGTCTTAGGGAGCCAGAATCTCTGCGAGATGCCTGGCTGAAGTAGGTAGTGTATTGTGAGTGATTCCCTTATTCAATATCCAGCCAGACTTTCATCAGTTGTGACTTGGAAAGGAAATGACCAACTAACTTGTAACTTGTTCAGATCCTCATTATGATATAGTTAAGAGACGCATTTTAAGAAGTGGGCACTAAACTACATAGTGAAGATCCCACATAAATCTGGGGCTAGGTGTAGTGGAAAAACTGCTATCCTTACTCCTGTAGTTCATCTTCTCAGCCTTTTATCCAGTACACGTTTAATGTGCCAGGTGGATGTGGAGAACACTCAGTGACAGCAGCTGCATCAGGTACATCTGAACTTGATGGCCACCACATTACCCCATCCCCTGCTTTAGGCAGGTTAGAAACATACAGAGAAACTGCTTTAAAAACATGCTTGTCCTCAACATTTAAGAGCTTTGAAATGGACCCTGATTGGAGTGGGGTGATCAAGTTGTCTTTTCCATTTGAACTTGAACTTAAAGGGGAAAAAACTTTATGTAGGGAAGGTACCAAGCTCACAATTTACCGAGCTTC harbors:
- the OLIG2 gene encoding oligodendrocyte transcription factor 2, which gives rise to MDSDASLVSSRPSSPEPDDLFLPARSKGSSGSAFTGGTVSSSTPSDCPPELSAELRGAMGSAGAHPGDKLGGSGFKSSSSSTSSSTSSAAASSTKKDKKQMTEPELQQLRLKINSRERKRMHDLNIAMDGLREVMPYAHGPSVRKLSKIATLLLARNYILMLTNSLEEMKRLVSEIYGGHHAGFHPSACGGLAHSAPLPAATAHPAAAAHAAHHPAVHHPILPPAAAAAAAAAAAAAVSSASLPGSGLPSVGSIRPPHGLLKSPSAAAAAPLGGGGGGSGASGGFQHWGGMPCPCSMCQVPPPHHHVSAMGAGSLPRLTSDAK